TCCGTCAGCAGCAGGCCCACGACGATGCCGAAGAGGGAGAGCATGAGCGCCGTCGATGCACGCAGACGGGCCCTGCGCCGCAGGATCAGGCGCGCGATGCCCGAGAAGGCGAGCGCGACGAGCACCGCCGCGAGGATGACCACGGCCACCGCCCACGGCGGGGCGTCGAAGATCACGTTGTCGGACACCCGTCGACCCTAACCCGAAGGAGCACGCCCCTACGGCCGACCGCCTCCGCCTCCGCCTCCGCCCATCATCTGGTTGGTCAGGGCGGTGATCTGCTCGCCGTTGACGACGACGGTGCCTCCGGTGAGGGTGCCGGTGCCGTCGAAGTCGAACGCGGACTGCGCGGTGACGTCGATCGATCCGCCGGTGATCGTGAGGTCGCCATTGCTGTCGAACGCGTCGGTGTCGCCCGAGCCCATCACCACGGTGATCTCGCCGCCATTGACCGTGATGCTCAGGCCGCTCGTCACGATGGCCGAGGCGGCGGCGTTCACGCCGTCGTCGGATGCGTTCACGGTGATGTCACCGCCGTCGATCACGATCACGGGCGCTTCGATGCCCTCGACCGAGGAGACGATGTCGAGCGTGCCCCCGGTGATCGTCACCTGCTGCTCGGCCTTCACCGCGTCGTCGCCCGTGGTGATCGTGATGTCGCCATCGGAGATGACGAGCTGGCCCTCGCCGGCGTCGGTGTCGTTGCTGGACTTGATGCCGTCGCCCGCCGCGTCGATCGTGATCGTGCCGCCGCTGATGGTCAGGCTGTCCTTGCCGCGGATGCCGTCGTCGGCGCTCGTCACCGTGATCGTGCCCGATTCGATCGACAGGTCGTCCTTGCCGACGATCCCGTCGGCGAACTCGGCGGTCACGTCCAGCGTCCCGGTGCCGGTGATGATCAGGTCGTCGGCGGAGTAGATGGCGCCCTCGATCTCCTCGTCGCCGCGGGTGGACGAGTCGGAGACGGTGTTGGTCGTGCCCTCGGCCAGCTCGATCACGGTCGTCTCGGCGCTGTCGACCTGGATGGCAGCCCCGTCGGCGCTGTCGATGGTCACCCCGTTGAGGATGAGACGCACGTTCCCGTCGGTGTCGACGACGACCTGCCCGGTCGTCGAGCCGCTGAGCACGTAGGTGCCCGCCTCGGTGATGGTGAGCCCGTCGTCGGAGAGCTCGACCTCCGTCGTCGGCAGCCCGCTCCAGTCGATGTCGCCGCTGACCGTGCTCGTCTCGACGGCGGTCGTCTCGGCCGACGAGGAGCTGGATTGCGTTGCGGTGGTGTCCGCACTCGAGTCGGCGAGCGTCGTCGTGCAGCCGGTGAAGAGCAGCGCAGAGGTAAGCAGGGCTGCGGCGGTGATGGTGAGTCGTCTCATGATGGGTCCTCGGGGCGGAGTCTCGTGGGTTGACTCCGACGACACCATCCGCGTCTATGCGCCTCCTATGTGCGTCCTATGCCGAGACATTGGCGCCGCCGCGAAGACTCGGTGGCCTCGATGGAGCGGCTGGCTCGACGCTGAGCATCGCGCTCGGCAACCAGCTCTCCTCCGGGTGGTCAGCGCCGAGTCTGAGACCTGTCGCTTGAGCAGTTGCACAGGGAAGATGTCGACGTCGTCGCGCCCGTAGAGCTGCCGAAACTCTTCAATTTCGACAGTGATTGGACCCCGCCACACGCGTGGTGCGCCGAAGGGCTGTGTTCATGCGCGAGACTCTC
This portion of the Agromyces rhizosphaerae genome encodes:
- a CDS encoding carbohydrate-binding domain-containing protein, with product MRRLTITAAALLTSALLFTGCTTTLADSSADTTATQSSSSSAETTAVETSTVSGDIDWSGLPTTEVELSDDGLTITEAGTYVLSGSTTGQVVVDTDGNVRLILNGVTIDSADGAAIQVDSAETTVIELAEGTTNTVSDSSTRGDEEIEGAIYSADDLIITGTGTLDVTAEFADGIVGKDDLSIESGTITVTSADDGIRGKDSLTISGGTITIDAAGDGIKSSNDTDAGEGQLVISDGDITITTGDDAVKAEQQVTITGGTLDIVSSVEGIEAPVIVIDGGDITVNASDDGVNAAASAIVTSGLSITVNGGEITVVMGSGDTDAFDSNGDLTITGGSIDVTAQSAFDFDGTGTLTGGTVVVNGEQITALTNQMMGGGGGGGGRP